Sequence from the Panicum virgatum strain AP13 chromosome 5N, P.virgatum_v5, whole genome shotgun sequence genome:
ccatgcatggagtactaaatgtagttaaataaaaaactaattgcatagttttgatgtacgttgcgagacgaatcttttgagcctagttaggtcatggtaggacaatatttaccacgaacaaacaaaaagtgctacagtgactgttgtgactttttctctcccttttcacctcatctaaacacagcccatggAAGCTTGGAAGCACGAGCACCTGCAAGCTTGTACAACGCCTCTTCCTCCCGGGTGAAGCAAAGCAACTTCACGAGTACCCTCTCCGATCCGGCCCGGTCTACAAATACGCAACCCGTGCTCCCGAACAGTTGCGACAGGCGAAAGGAAGGCGACCCGTGCTCCCGCCGGCGAGGTCTCCGTTCCCCTCCGCATCCGGTGGCCTCCGGGCTCTCGGATGTGTGCGGGAACGGTGGCTCTCCGCCCGGCGGTGTAGATTAGGTACTAGGGTATCTAGGGTTTGGGTtccgggcgtcggcggcgaggcggaggcggcgtcaACGCCAAATCGGAATAAGTCCTCTCAAGTTCTTCCTCCCCCCGGTGGTGCTTCTCTCCGGTGCCATCGGCGAGCTTGTGGAGGTGGTGCTCCCGGCGCGGAGCTCGCGTACAGGAGATGCTCGTCGGCGGCTTGTTGGCCTGGAAGGGTGGTGAGTTCGTCGGCCTTTTGCTTGGTGATTACAGAGGAAGCTTGGGGCTTTGCGGTTGCCAGGGAAGTGGAGCAGATCCAGTCTCCCCGTGGCGGGTCCAGGCCTTGCCGACGGATCTGCCTCCAGGATCGCCGGAGTTCGAGGTGCGTCCCCGGCCGATGGATCTACGGCGATGCCTTCTGCTCGCCCTCGATGACGAGTTTCTGCTGCGGCTCTCCTAAAAGCTTTGAAGCGATGGAGCTCTGGCTGATCTGGGGTTCGTGGTTCCTGCTCTGGGTGGCCGTCGCCGGCGGATGGCGGTGCAATCCGGCGTGCAAAGGTTCTAGGGTTCTagttgttttctttcttttttccaagGGCCTTTGTGCTAAAAGTCTGGCGGTAGAGCTTTCCTCTGTTCTTTGCCAGAATGTACTTGTACGCGTGTTGGTCTTTGTACGGTATTTTCATGGTTAATACAGGTACGTTCGATCAAAAAAAATACGCAACCCACTGACCCATTTCAAACCACAAAAAACCTTCCTCGCATTCACCGATCTCTCCACCGTCTCTTCTGAGTCTTCTCTTCCCCCACGAAGCTCTACCTCAGATCAGGATGAACAAGAAGAGCGCCAAGAGGACCAGggtgccgccggcgcccgcgtcgTGGTCTTCGCCAAGCAAAAATCCTTCAACGGGGAGGAAAGGCGATGACGACGAAGAGGTGGTGGAGAAGAACATCTGGATGGACCCGGATGCTCAATCCGTCGACTGCGGCATTTGTTTTATGCCGTATGAGTCTGAGGTTTTTATGGTAAGCATTGTTGCTTGCAACACTAGTAGTGTcagatcttttcaaaaaaaacacacacacacacactagtaGTTTCAGTACGGCAACAACTGCCTTTGGATTGTGGCCTCCAGCATTATTCTGATGGTTCGTGTAACCCAATCCAATTGTTCTAATCTCTCCAGTGTAGCAATGGTCATGCCGCCTGCGGTAAGTGTTGTCTCCGTATTAATCgaaaatgttggtgctgcgaccaATCGATTGGCGACATCCGCTGCCGCCCGGTGGAGAACATACTCGCCGAGATGAACACGGTCTGCAAGTTCAGCAAGTACGGCTGCGCGGAGGTCGTCAAGTACGTCGAGAAGCGGCGGCACGAGGAGACCTGCCCTCGCGCGCCGTACGGCTGCCCCATCGACGCCTGCAGCTACGTCGGCCTGGACCTGCACGCCCACCTCCTGGACGACCACGACGACACAGTCAATTTCCTCCGGGCCACGAGGGTGACGCTCCGCAAGGGCGACCCGTTCCGCGTTCTGGTGCAGAAGCGCAACCCCGACGCCACCGGCCTGGGGAGCGTGTTCCTGCTCCTcaatggcggcggcgtcctggCGGGCCGCTCCCTCTCCCTGGTCTGCCTCGGGCCGCGCCCCGAGGGGAACGGGGAGATAAGCTACAAGATGGAGGTGCGCGGCTGCCAGCCGGGCGAGCTCTcgctggcggcgacggcgccgtgCATCCGCGAGCTGGAGGGGTTCGAGGCCAAGAAGTTCCTCTTCGTGCCAGACGCCGACTGGGGGCCGTTCGGCAGCGTCGCCGTCAGCATCCGCATCGGTTGACGAGGTCTCAGCTGTTCGTCCAGGCGTTCTTGCAACTGTTTCGTGCTTAGTTTATCATCAGGTTTCTTAGTAGTTGTTCAACGTTGGTGCTCATGATCTCTTCCTGAGCGTGGTCCTAATTATCAAGCATGCTTTTGTTGCACTAGATGCCTGCTGTCTATGCTAATGTTCAAGAAGCTTTTGTAAAGAACTGGCCAACTAGGCAGGGTAGTATTGCTAGTAGTACTGTAGTAGCTAGGAGTAAGTTTGCAGTTGCTTTGGCTGATCAGCAACTGGTCTTGGTGCTTATCTTTGCCAAACCGCAAGCAGTGCTTGTTTGAAGCTCCTGAGCTTGGTGTTTTCAGTAATGGGGAACTGATGAAAGCCACGGTGGTCCTGTATTTTGCATGCGCACATGAATTCCTGCGATATGTGACGCTGCCAATTGGATCATTTTGTGATTGTGCGGCCATGGGTGTGGTTCACATTATTAATGTCAatgccttgtttagatgcactcaaaattctaaaattttataaaatttttcgtcacatcgaatctttgtgcataaaatattaaatgtagctaaataaaataattaattatatagtttgactataaTTTGTGAGacgacaataattatcaaatataaACAAAAGTGTTATAGTATTTTACACCCTAAATTTTTCGCATTTAAACAAGACCCAAATTTTCCTACTGATGCGGTTCCATTTTAGCATCCTAAATTTTTCGCATTTAAACAAGGCCCAAATTTTCCTACTGATGCGGTTCCATTTTAGCATGCACACATGAATGATGAATAATTCTCCAGTGGCCTAATGGTGATCTGAAAGGTGCATACGGTGGTCCTGTCTCTTGCATACACACATGAATGAATAATTCCTGCGCTACGTGACCGTCAAATTGGATCATTTCATGATTCTGGCATGGTTGTATCAGATCCCCATTAGGCCACTGCAGTAAGAAATGAAATTCCTAATCAAGTGATCATGAACCAGGGATTTTTTGTGGGTTTTCAGTTAAAGCTTCCTCCATCCGGTTGCAACGACAAAGCGGGTTGGCTTGGCTCATGCTCCTCCCTCCTGCCTGCATTTGCGATTGGCCATTTGGCCCTCTAGTCGCTGCTGGATCTTGGAGCTCCACCAGGCCCTCTATACAATAGGCGTCCAGCCCCCTCTGGCCTCTGGCCAGTCGGCCTCCGGACAAGTGAGCAGCGTGTTCCACAATCGCTGAGGAGAAAGCTACGGATATATAAAGTGTTCAAATTTGCTTCATGTTCAaattccaaaaagaaaaaaaaacaagtacaCAACGCAGATTTTCATACGTCCTCTTGCACTCTTGCAGTCTACTGCTCGCTGCCTGCTACCAGCAGCCAACTGAACAAGCTGACAGTATTTTAGGCCCGGCCCACCTTACCCATTGCCCAAATTCTATCTACGACCGACCTGAAAGGGCTAGCATGATCGACTTACTGAAACAAACCAGGCCTAGCCCGAAACGTGTTTTACATTTTCTTTCCATAGTGCGGGCGCCCGAAACGGCCCGAGCCAGCTGGCCTTGGAATAGAAGGCCTGATCATTTCCCGTGTGTGGGCTTTCCCGGACGCGAATGCTGATAGGGGTGGCTATGTGGCGCCGGAGGAGATGGCGCACGCCGGCTGCCTTCGCCCGCTCCGTGCAGGCACCGGCGCGAGCGGAGGAGGTCATGGCCAtgcggcgccggtggcggcgtccgCTCACGCGCTCCGTCAGGATTTGGGCAGTACTATTAATTGCATCTGCACGCATACGTACCGTTATCATCGTCTTAATCAATTTCACTAGTAGTCTAGTAGGAAATTTTTTCTCGAAAACACAGGAGAACTGCGTttcattgtattaagaagatgatgaaaaacaaaatttcttataaCGATGTGGAGCGACTAGCACTCTCGCAACATACTAGAGTACGCGGTTGTAATTTACATCAAACATAAAGAAACCTAAAAGGGGTAGAGAAGCAGAAGAGCAACTACTACTCAATCATCCCTACATGCAACCAGCTGGACTTGCGAAAGCCTCCCATTCCGCAGGGAAGGGAAGAGCTCTCTAGCTGCCTCCAAATATTTGACGCTAAAGTTACCATCAAAATACTCAGCAACCATCTTCTTTGCTGGTTCTGAGGGCTCGTCCTGCACAGGAACACCATCAAAACACTGTCTAGTAGGAAATTAAGCAGCATCAAAGGTTTTTTGAGTTTCTCCGATCCAACAATCCGTGTTAGCTAGATGTAAGAGAATATGATCCACATCcggtttatatatatatatatatatatatatatatatatatatatatatatatatatatagatgttATTTAAGAGAGCAGAGTCGGCAATGTCACCGTTGGCGGGGGGCCTTGCTTGCTTGCATAATCTAGCTAGGGGTTGATATCACCGCGGACCTCCGAGCAAGAGCCTTGGACGACGGAGCAAGAGATGGCGATGGCGGCCAACACGATCGTCATCAGCACGCGAACATCATTGCCGGCGGGTATAGTTGTCCAAATGGGCCAGGCACGATGGGCAGCCCAAGGCACGGCCCTAGCCCGGTCCGGCACGACAAGCGTAGTGCCCGGGCAGCACGATAGACGGGCCAGTGCCTAGGCCGCGGCTTCAGCCCATAgtgccggcccggcacggcacGATTTTTGGGGTTAGCACGACTCAGCACGATTTTGTAGGATGATCTGTGAAATATGATGAGATTATGTGATTATTTGATCTACGATACCTTTATACATATTGTCTTTGTTGTCATATTACTTGATATGTGATCTTGATATGAGATTTTGAATGTTGTATTTGAGTTTAGATTCAAATTCTTGATCAGACGTGGGGTTTATTATGAAAAATAGGGTCAGGACCGGCCCTGGCACTATGGGCTAGTTGGACGGCTGGCCCAGCACTATAAAATGGTTGTTGGGATGGGCTTGGGCTGAGTGGTTGGTCCATAGTgctggcccggcccggcacgaaatGGCCATCGAGTGAGCCAAATTAGGCCGGGCCAAACTAGGCTAGGGCCGGGCTGAGCCGCCCATTTGGGAACCTATACCGGCGGGGATGGGCGATAAGGAGAAAACTCCTTCATGTTAGGATTAAGCGTACGTGGTGCTAGCTTAATACCAGGATCAACAAGCTAGTGATGATCTTGTCACTTGATGATGGTGGAGTTCGCTGTCGGTCGAAGCACACGTTGTGTCTAGGGATGGTAATTGCACCCGCGGATGCGGGTATCCGCAGATTTTAGACCCGACGGGTGCAGGTGCGGATCCGGTATTCCATGTGTGGGTGGACCCGCACCCGCATATTGCGGGTGCGTGTGCGGGTTTGAGATTCGACCCGCAGGTGGACCCGCACCCATCcgaacacaaaaaaaaatctcagtCTAGCCTGTTTAGGTAAAGCCCAGTCTAACTATACTAACTATAAAATGAGCATAGGAACTTGTGGATCCATTGTTAGTTTGTCTTTATTACTTTGAACTTATGAATTTGGTGTTAGTTTACCCTTGTTACTTATAGAAATGTATTGTTTGACTGTTTATATTGATAAATTTGTGCattttttattatatttattGCCACACCCGTGGGGTCCGAAACCCTCTGCTGCAGGTGCGGGTGCAAAAATGCACCCGCGGGTCTGCCTGCGAGCGGGTTTTTCCCAACCCCGCGGATTTGCCTACGGACGGGTTTTCGTCAAACCCGCACCAGCATCCGCGGGTGCCATCCCTAATTGTGTCGGCTGTGAGCAAAGCCAATCCGGGTCCAAAAGCTGCGGCGCTCACACCCTATCCACACGGTAGGTAGTCCACAAGCATTCTCGAGCATGTCCATCGCAAGTTTGACTCGTTAGTCGCTCACACCAGACGCACGAAGTCACGCTGAGCACCCGGCCCGCACTACTCGAGCTGCTCCTTTGTTGAGAAATGAGAGCAGCTCTGAACCTTCTGTCACCGGAGATCGAGCGATACCCTTTATTGATTATTACTAGAACATTTGGCGCCCTTGGGGCGCCTGCAGTGATCACTTGGAGAACAAAATCTATTTATGTTTGACGGACACgtcttcatatatatatatatatagggcacCACTATTTGAACCCCGGGTTCCAAATGGTTATTTGGTACCCAGACCTATCCGAcagcagcccagcccagcctacACGACGGAGCTAGGCACGCGCATGAGACGGTCTTCCCCGAgcaggttttttcttttttttctctttttccattCCAATTCACGTGGTCAGTTCCTTTTTCTTGCCTTTTTTAGGTGTGTTTTTTGTCACGTTCTTTTAGTTTGTTTTAGCCTAGTGTTTTTTGACGAGACGACGTCCCAGGAACCATGGTTTGAACATGTAGCTTTTTTATGCTTCGAAACCCAAATTTTATATTGTGACTAGTGAGGGGAAAAATTCTCAGACTGAACCTTAAAGATGTGACTTGTATTTGTGACGGATTTTCATTTAAAATGAATCAGTCAAAGCACATATTTCTAATCATCAACCTTTTTTTCACCAAAGACATTTTTTTATGCTTCGAAACCCAGAATGCATCCATACACGTGAAACATGGACGCATGTATGAACACAGGAAAATAAGTTGGCAATAGGATATCAAGTTCCTTCTCGGTACACAATTCCAAATTAGTTCAAGGCATAGCCTCATAAAACTCAGCTTGAACTTCCTCAACCGTTTACAAGATGCTCCTTCTTTGCAACAGAAGTAAACAAATGATAAAAATAATATTACTGACTGAAGCCTCCTGGTATTCATAGATGGGTTCCGTCATCTTGAGCACAATGAAGTACAGCAGCGGGCACCTGCACGAGCACCCGCTTGTACATCGCTGATGTGGCACTGCTCTCATCCTGGTTTTCCTTAGCCTATGCAAGTGTCTCATGGAATCCAAGCCATCGGATTTGGCTCAAAGGAGAATACAAAAAACCATAAAAATCGATCTATTGCTTAACCAAACCAATGCAATATCAAAATATCAAACTAAATGTGAATCTGACATTTCTCAAATATCTAGTAAAATATATGGATCAAGGAGAAGTATCAAATAATCACTTGCTTGGATGAAAAACAATAAACACACGTAACAGATTGTATCAGGAATACTCAACCATAAGAACAAAACAAAGGAATGGCCCACCATTTCTTGGCCGTTTGATCAAAATTTTCTGGAATCACTTTAAACAGCTTATTCAGATTACACAAAGATAAAACAATAAATATAATGAAATGGGCACTTATCAATGTGCAAATAGTTCAATCGAACCAGGAAAAATTATGAGTAATTAcctcaccaccaacaacaatagTTAAGTTAGTGCCTGTTGGAAGAGTCCATTCGGATCTCCTCAGTCCAAGTATCTGCAGAAAAAATATCTTACAATTAATATCCTTCCTGCTAGCAGCATCACATACAGTTCAAGATTTGTTAGATAATCCTGATTGAGCATTCACATCCACATGGTCCAGGTTGCTTCTCAAAGTCCTCACTTGCTAGGCGTAAAATAGAGCCATCTGCATTACGAGCCCTGACAACCTCCAAACGCTGAGTACCATCATCCTAATAAAAGTAGGATGTCAAAGACCATTTAATCTAAAAGTTATAGCCAGTCATCAACACGCAGAAAAAAGATGTGGTGATGCTTAGATGCTCAAAAGGATATAGTaggcatgtttttttttaaaaaaggacaCACATATGAATAGAATGGTCAAGAGAAATTCTATAGGATTTTGCAACGGTGAAAGCTATCATATCTGGACATCCATCGATGTAATAGGTTTTTCATCGAGTATGCACAGAGAATCTGAAGCGTGCTAAGGAGGCAATGCAATCTGTAGAGGCTGCTTCAGCAGCACCATCTTCCACATCTAAGAATTGTACGAAACATGATGGAATGCATCATGCATCTGATTCAGAAAAGCCTTGGAGTAAAGTCAGAATGTCAGATGCTAAAGCCTGGCAGTTTTCAAAAACCTGAATGCAATGGTATTGTCTGAAACCTACAGCTCTTTTTGTGCAAATGTTTGTTTTCAGTGATCTACAAAATCAGTACCTTATACCAAACAGATCTACAAAACAAACAATGGTATGTTAATTTGGCCAGGTtatagaaaaaggaaaagatagTATTGCCTCAGCCTCACTGTGATACTGAACCTTAATTTGGCCAGGttagagaaaaaggaaaagatagCATTGCCTCAGCCTCACTGTGATACTGATCATTTCAGTACTACCAAATTTGCTCCATCCAGTTACTATGGTTATGCAAATGGCAGGGAATCGACACTGACCTGTCCATCAAGGGCAGCAATAGCATCATCCAATTCATCCTGCGTTGCCATAGTTACAAAATCAAATCCCCGCTAACGCCCAGATTCTCGGTCATAGACAACTCTGGCATCAACCACTTTGCCATGCTCGCTGAACAACTGCACCAATCTAGAGTCATCCACTTGCCATGGCAGATTGCCCACATAAATCCTGAAAGGACCACCAAATTGTCTGGGAGGTCTTTCCACACGAGAGCCTCTAGGAGCTGTTTTATTTACAGTAAGGAGCCTTCCATTGATATCCTGTCCACATGAACAGGTAATCAGCTACACATGTACTGTAGGATAGAATCATGAAATTTCGATATATAGCTAGCTGTTCGTACTGACATAGAACTGGGTAATCAGCTACACATGTACTGTGGGGGTGTATTACTGAACAAGCGTCGATAAAGTAGGTTGGAGAGGGGCAGGATTGTCGGTGGGGGGAGGTTGGCAAGTCCGGCAATGACGGCGGCTCGGCCATACATACCGCGAGAGAGGAGTGGAGCGAGGAAGAAGTAGCATTCGCGCGGTGGCTTGGCCTGCGCAGCTTGGTCGTACAGACCGGAGGAAGTGCGGGTTGGTCTGCGCGGCGGCCTGGTCACACGAAGGAAAGGTGAGGACAAACTCACGTTTGAGAGTGGCCGACCGGAGGAGAAGGTGTCGGCGGGACAGGATTccccggcggggaggagggcgcccAGCGGGAGGGGATCGTCCGCCGCACGCGGATGAGGATCAGGTGACGGCAGGACGGGATTCCCAGGCGAGGAGGAATCCAGTGGGGGAAGGACCCTTCCGGCGCCGAGGATATCCGCCAGTGAAGGTTAGCTCGGGATAACGGGCTTTCTCGGCAGTGAAGGAGAGCTCGGAGAGGAGGTCGCTAGGCGGGAGGGGAGCTTCCGCTGCAGAGGTGACGGCCACCGCGCCGACGGGTGAGAGAGCGGCCCGCTCACAGAGGTTGAAGAAACTGGGCGACGCCGGCGGTGAACTCGGGATGGCGACGCCGGCGGTGAACTCGGGATGGCGACGCCGGCGTTGAACTCGGGATGGCAACGCGACGAAATGCTCCCGGCCTCGCGAAGCAATTggagcagcggggtcgatggaGGAGCTGCGGAGCGGCATgtcaggaggaggagctggtaaCCGCCGGGAGGTgggggaggtggcggtgggatGGGTGGGgggggtggcgggcggcggtgtgGGGATTGGAGAACGGCGACCGCGAAACCGTCGGGCGGAGGTGGGAGGCTGGGTGCACGGACGAACCAAACGGGCTCCCGAGCCGGTGCTCCTGTACGCGGGCGGCCTCGAGCCGATGGGTCGGCTTCTCCTTTCCCTGTCTGCGTTCGGCTCGTTGGGGACTGAATCGTATTTGAACCCCGGGGTCCATATAtcaatactatatatatataataacgcTATATTAGATTCTATGACTATCGGAACACCTTAGGCAAAAGCTTAGAAGTCTGATCCAAATGTGAGTAGAGATCATCATAGTAGGTTTATAATATTCAAGACAAAAGAACGGAAAACTATATAGCTTGCAGCCATAAGGTTCTCAAAAGATAACCGATCATCATAGTGGCAAGTGTTTCCTCAAAAGTATTA
This genomic interval carries:
- the LOC120675524 gene encoding E3 ubiquitin-protein ligase SINA-like 10, yielding MNKKSAKRTRVPPAPASWSSPSKNPSTGRKGDDDEEVVEKNIWMDPDAQSVDCGICFMPYESEVFMCSNGHAACGKCCLRINRKCWCCDQSIGDIRCRPVENILAEMNTVCKFSKYGCAEVVKYVEKRRHEETCPRAPYGCPIDACSYVGLDLHAHLLDDHDDTVNFLRATRVTLRKGDPFRVLVQKRNPDATGLGSVFLLLNGGGVLAGRSLSLVCLGPRPEGNGEISYKMEVRGCQPGELSLAATAPCIRELEGFEAKKFLFVPDADWGPFGSVAVSIRIG